The following proteins are co-located in the Aphis gossypii isolate Hap1 unplaced genomic scaffold, ASM2018417v2 Contig00365, whole genome shotgun sequence genome:
- the LOC126553884 gene encoding uncharacterized protein LOC126553884, with translation MTTMLSIPSTTLGEKLFSSATEIEDLGIFNDKAVKGRYLVGWRCLCCFSFFPQFSIASKWLWLEISEIFLFLFTLVFICLNSLTKSNARVQVFFLILYFICLCAFITRSLISLKNRPHFHLRSPSSMSTFTVLNQDSTVALLWGDFNAIVEFIIHNRCPQC, from the coding sequence ATGACCACAATGCTTTCAATACCATCGACCACTTTGGGtgaaaagttattttcatCAGCTACAGAGATCGAAGACCTTGGGATTTTTAACGACAAGGCTGTGAAAGGACGGTACTTAGTGGGTTGGAGATGTTTGTGTTGTTTCTCTTTTTTTCCCCAATTTTCTATTGCGTCCAAATGGTTATGGCTAGAAATTTCTGAGATTTTTCTTTTCCTATTCACTTTGGTATTTATCTGCCTAAATTCATTGACAAAATCTAATGCACGCgtacaagttttttttctaatattatactttatttgtttgtgtGCATTCATCACACGCTCTCTCATAAGTCTTAAAAACCGACCGCACTTCCACCTTCGGTCACCATCAAGTATGTCAacttttacagttttaaaccAAGATTCAACGGTAGCATTACTCTGGGGGGATTTCAATGCCATTGTtgagtttattattcataataggtGTCCACAGTGCTAA